A genomic window from Pseudomonas leptonychotis includes:
- a CDS encoding MaoC family dehydratase: protein MSQSSNTPYDALEVGQTASYSKTVSERDIQLFAEVSGDHNPVHLDAEYAATTMFKERIAHGMFSGALISAAVACELPGPGTIYIGQTMRFTAPVKLGDTLTVRLEILEKLPKFRVRVATRVFNQNDEMVVDGEAEILAPRKAQTVELTKLPPITIG from the coding sequence ATGAGCCAGAGTAGCAACACGCCCTACGACGCACTCGAAGTCGGCCAGACCGCCAGCTACAGCAAGACCGTCAGCGAACGTGACATCCAGCTATTTGCCGAAGTCTCCGGCGACCACAACCCGGTGCACCTGGATGCCGAATACGCCGCCACCACCATGTTCAAGGAGCGTATCGCTCATGGCATGTTCAGCGGCGCACTGATCAGCGCCGCAGTGGCCTGCGAACTGCCTGGCCCGGGCACCATCTATATCGGCCAGACCATGCGCTTCACCGCGCCGGTGAAACTCGGCGACACCCTGACTGTGCGCTTGGAAATTCTGGAAAAGCTGCCTAAGTTTCGCGTGCGCGTGGCCACCCGCGTGTTCAACCAAAACGATGAAATGGTGGTCGATGGCGAAGCCGAAATTCTCGCCCCGCGCAAAGCGCAGACCGTCGAACTGACCAAGCTGCCGCCAATTACTATTGGCTAA
- a CDS encoding substrate-binding periplasmic protein: MPTAPLLAILLFLFAQLAQAEPHLRMATLEYPPYSSEHLPDGGSIVELTRRAFAVRGHPIQIDFMPWARVRMALHNRSYQGALALWPKEVKEEGLHPSRPLFYSELGLFIRNGYPLQFSALRELRGQTLGIVRGYGYPQHILDAGLPLEKAVDDISNLRKLNARRFNLVLLERIVGNHLIVNDAQLRGQLSWHDHVLERIPLLVGFIPPRAGEPDWSAVFEQGLRDLHSSGEYMQILRKHNH, from the coding sequence ATGCCGACTGCTCCTCTGCTCGCAATATTGCTGTTTCTGTTCGCGCAACTGGCGCAGGCCGAACCACACCTGCGCATGGCCACTTTGGAATACCCACCCTACAGCTCTGAGCACCTGCCTGACGGCGGCAGCATTGTTGAGTTAACTCGCCGGGCTTTTGCCGTGCGTGGCCATCCGATACAGATCGACTTCATGCCATGGGCGCGGGTACGCATGGCGTTGCACAACCGCAGCTACCAGGGCGCTCTGGCGCTATGGCCCAAGGAAGTAAAAGAGGAAGGGCTACACCCTTCACGCCCACTCTTTTACAGCGAGCTGGGTTTATTTATCCGTAACGGTTATCCGCTGCAATTCAGCGCTTTGCGGGAGCTGCGCGGGCAAACCTTAGGCATCGTGCGGGGTTACGGCTACCCGCAGCATATTCTCGATGCAGGCCTGCCCCTCGAAAAGGCCGTGGACGACATCAGCAACCTGCGAAAACTGAACGCCCGACGCTTCAATTTGGTGCTGCTCGAACGCATCGTTGGCAATCACCTGATCGTCAACGATGCGCAGCTACGCGGGCAACTCAGCTGGCACGACCATGTGCTGGAGCGGATTCCCCTGCTGGTGGGCTTTATACCTCCCAGAGCGGGTGAGCCGGACTGGAGCGCCGTCTTTGAGCAGGGCCTGCGCGACCTGCACAGCAGCGGCGAGTACATGCAGATTCTGCGCAAGCATAATCACTGA
- a CDS encoding alpha/beta hydrolase, which yields MLHQAFWLNSTDAAPLYVNRWYSEQPPKALLMVAHGMAEHSGRYARLAEALVAQGFEVYAHDQRGHGKTAEHGLLGHYADSQGWDLVVNDLAHLNHHMRQSHPQTPIFLLSHSMGSYIGQAYLMHHSCSLQGAILSGSNYQPVALYRAGQLLARFERWRQGPQAYSALLEFASFGSFNKAFKPNRTAFDWLSRDPLEVDKYVNDPLCGFRCSNQLWVDLLGGMQQITPIENLAQIDSSLPLLVIGGARDPVSNGHRQQNLADALREAGNQHVQVKIYPEARHEVLNESNREEVTTYIIDWLQQALSQPRQCHLQSQESHP from the coding sequence ATGCTCCACCAAGCGTTCTGGCTCAATAGCACCGATGCAGCGCCCCTCTATGTAAACCGCTGGTACAGCGAGCAGCCGCCCAAAGCCCTGCTGATGGTGGCGCACGGCATGGCCGAACACAGTGGCCGCTATGCACGCCTGGCTGAGGCATTGGTGGCGCAAGGTTTCGAGGTGTATGCACATGACCAGCGCGGGCATGGCAAAACAGCCGAGCATGGTTTACTCGGCCACTATGCCGATAGCCAAGGCTGGGATTTGGTGGTCAATGACTTGGCCCACCTCAATCACCATATGCGCCAGAGCCACCCGCAAACGCCGATCTTCTTGCTTAGCCACAGCATGGGCAGTTACATCGGTCAGGCCTACCTGATGCACCACAGCTGTAGCCTGCAGGGCGCGATTCTTTCCGGTTCCAATTACCAGCCGGTTGCGCTGTACCGTGCTGGCCAGCTGCTGGCGCGTTTCGAACGTTGGCGGCAAGGCCCGCAGGCCTACAGCGCCCTACTCGAATTCGCCTCATTCGGCTCATTCAATAAAGCCTTCAAACCCAACCGCACGGCCTTCGACTGGCTGAGCCGCGACCCGCTGGAAGTCGACAAATACGTCAACGATCCGCTGTGCGGCTTCCGCTGCAGCAACCAGCTGTGGGTCGACCTGCTTGGCGGCATGCAACAGATCACGCCTATCGAGAACCTGGCGCAAATCGATAGCAGCCTGCCGCTGCTGGTGATCGGCGGCGCCCGTGACCCGGTCAGCAACGGCCATCGCCAGCAGAATCTCGCTGACGCCCTGCGCGAAGCGGGCAACCAACACGTGCAGGTTAAAATTTATCCTGAAGCGCGCCACGAAGTGCTCAATGAGAGCAATCGCGAAGAAGTCACCACCTACATTATCGACTGGTTGCAACAGGCCCTCAGCCAACCGCGCCAGTGCCACCTACAGAGCCAAGAGAGTCATCCATGA
- a CDS encoding alpha/beta fold hydrolase: MRVLILLAALLCGVPAFAAQRCDVQVPTEMADVGEVSLAYQSIGRNSDPALLMVMGLGGQLIHWPDEVVARLCQQGFRVIRFDNRDVGLSTWTHAAPAINLTYEALRYRVGLSVSAPYGLRDMAGDALGLMDTLGVRQFHVLGASMGGMIAQHLADIAPERVQSLTLIMTSSGAQGLPAPSNALLALLAKREAPNRALALEQQADLLAALGSPTVTDDRDLLLQQAELSYDRAFNPEGVQRQLLAILAEPSRVELLNRLRVPTLVVHGTADPLLPVMHGVHVAAHIKGSELKLIPGLAHRFQEAFKEPLLAAVLPHLQAHRQDGHWAQL, encoded by the coding sequence ATGCGTGTACTTATTCTTCTCGCTGCGCTGTTGTGCGGCGTGCCTGCTTTTGCAGCCCAACGTTGTGATGTGCAAGTGCCGACTGAAATGGCCGATGTTGGCGAGGTGAGCCTGGCGTACCAGAGCATCGGGCGTAACAGTGACCCGGCGTTATTGATGGTGATGGGCCTGGGTGGGCAACTGATTCACTGGCCCGATGAAGTGGTCGCGCGCTTGTGTCAGCAAGGCTTTCGCGTCATTCGCTTTGATAACCGTGATGTGGGCCTGAGCACCTGGACGCACGCGGCGCCGGCGATCAATCTGACTTACGAAGCCCTGCGTTATCGCGTCGGGCTGTCGGTGAGCGCGCCTTATGGTTTGCGTGATATGGCCGGCGATGCCTTGGGGCTGATGGATACCCTGGGCGTACGGCAGTTTCATGTGTTGGGCGCGAGCATGGGTGGGATGATTGCCCAGCATCTGGCGGACATCGCGCCAGAGCGAGTGCAGAGCCTGACCTTGATCATGACCAGCTCCGGGGCTCAAGGCTTGCCGGCGCCGAGCAATGCGTTATTGGCGTTACTGGCCAAACGTGAAGCGCCTAACCGTGCGCTGGCACTGGAGCAGCAGGCTGATTTATTGGCTGCGCTGGGCAGCCCGACTGTTACCGATGACCGCGACCTGTTGTTGCAGCAGGCTGAGCTTTCCTACGACCGTGCCTTCAACCCCGAAGGCGTGCAACGCCAACTCTTGGCGATCTTGGCTGAGCCGAGCCGAGTCGAACTGCTTAATCGTCTGCGCGTGCCGACGCTGGTGGTGCATGGTACGGCCGATCCGCTGCTGCCGGTGATGCATGGCGTGCATGTGGCGGCGCATATCAAAGGCAGTGAATTGAAGCTGATTCCGGGGTTGGCTCATCGCTTTCAGGAGGCGTTCAAAGAGCCGCTATTGGCAGCGGTCTTGCCGCACTTACAGGCGCACCGCCAGGATGGACATTGGGCGCAGTTGTAA
- a CDS encoding GlxA family transcriptional regulator, with the protein MNVTLLMANQCSSTSVAAALEFFETANVLHHYSLDKPARQHANGAPLFRLQTASMDGLPVACTGGLRLTPDLAAADIHSTELIVVPGFMFNILGVLPQLSGMIEWLRQHHQQGSYIASLCTGAFVTAQAGLLDGRSATTHWAFSEQFARRFPQVKLHTERTVTDDGQLLCSGGSTSSSDLLLHLIRKFASPQLAAECAKKLLVDVAARSQAPYASTTFKKNHSDAEILKIQIWLESHLNSPIQLEQVAERFGLSLRNLIRRFKDATEQTPMQYLQELRIEKAKLLLESSQAAFDQITLQVGYEDGNSFRRLFKQRVGLAPIAYRKRFTTLRQ; encoded by the coding sequence ATGAATGTCACCCTGTTAATGGCGAATCAGTGCTCTTCCACCAGCGTGGCCGCTGCCCTGGAGTTCTTCGAGACGGCCAACGTGCTGCATCACTACTCGCTTGATAAGCCAGCACGGCAGCACGCCAACGGCGCGCCGCTGTTTCGCCTACAAACAGCATCGATGGATGGTCTGCCGGTGGCTTGCACAGGCGGTTTACGCCTGACACCGGATCTGGCCGCTGCGGATATCCACAGCACCGAGCTGATCGTGGTGCCGGGCTTTATGTTCAATATTCTCGGCGTACTGCCGCAGCTGAGCGGCATGATCGAGTGGCTGCGCCAGCACCATCAGCAAGGGAGCTATATCGCCAGCCTCTGCACCGGCGCGTTCGTCACTGCCCAGGCCGGGCTCCTCGACGGCCGCAGCGCCACCACCCACTGGGCTTTCAGCGAGCAGTTCGCCAGGCGCTTTCCCCAGGTCAAATTGCACACCGAACGCACCGTGACCGATGACGGCCAACTGCTGTGCTCGGGCGGCTCCACCAGCAGCAGCGACCTGTTGCTGCACCTGATTCGCAAGTTCGCCTCACCGCAATTGGCGGCCGAATGCGCCAAGAAGCTTCTGGTGGATGTGGCCGCCCGCAGCCAGGCGCCCTATGCCAGCACCACCTTCAAAAAGAACCACAGCGACGCCGAGATTCTCAAGATCCAGATCTGGCTGGAGAGCCACCTGAACAGCCCTATCCAGCTTGAGCAGGTGGCCGAGCGGTTTGGCCTGAGCCTGCGCAACCTGATCCGCCGCTTCAAAGACGCCACCGAGCAGACGCCCATGCAGTACCTGCAGGAGCTGCGCATCGAAAAAGCCAAGCTGTTGCTGGAAAGCAGCCAGGCAGCTTTTGACCAGATCACCCTGCAAGTGGGCTACGAAGACGGTAACTCTTTCCGCCGCCTGTTCAAGCAGCGAGTAGGCTTGGCACCCATTGCATACCGCAAACGATTCACCACGTTGCGCCAATGA
- a CDS encoding alpha/beta hydrolase family protein, translating to MKHAAYRLFKKPFFGRFVRPWRWPAEAESEQWQPLRVASGSGATLSALLAKAHGEHVKGAVLMCHPMGVVAKGFWMKYGHAELLRQAGYHVMLFDLNGFGESSSSTMDFHLDVLAAGQALQAEYPQLAVAVLGASMGAAMSLCAMTQADHPFKAAVLEAAFPTLLHFWSRYPIPRLGIQLSRLVYPAGERRLRPLHAAEHLCGSPALLLIYGEADEFTPVRDGQLLWQALRGRTLTRFWQVPEARHTHAYAAEPQAYAQQVIGFLDEQLGGQQQVA from the coding sequence ATGAAGCACGCGGCATACCGGCTGTTCAAGAAACCTTTCTTCGGGCGTTTTGTTCGCCCTTGGCGTTGGCCGGCAGAGGCCGAATCGGAGCAGTGGCAGCCTTTGCGGGTCGCCAGCGGGTCCGGTGCGACGCTCAGTGCGCTGTTGGCCAAGGCGCATGGTGAGCACGTCAAGGGCGCGGTGCTGATGTGCCATCCCATGGGCGTAGTGGCCAAAGGCTTTTGGATGAAATACGGCCACGCCGAACTGCTGCGTCAGGCCGGCTACCACGTGATGCTGTTTGACCTGAATGGTTTTGGTGAAAGCAGCTCCAGCACCATGGACTTTCATCTGGATGTGCTGGCAGCCGGGCAAGCCCTGCAGGCGGAATACCCTCAGTTAGCAGTGGCGGTGCTGGGCGCCTCGATGGGTGCGGCCATGAGTCTGTGTGCCATGACCCAGGCCGATCATCCTTTCAAGGCGGCGGTACTTGAGGCTGCTTTTCCGACCCTGCTGCACTTCTGGTCTCGCTACCCGATTCCTCGGCTGGGCATTCAACTCTCCCGTCTGGTTTACCCCGCCGGTGAGCGACGCTTGCGGCCCTTGCATGCGGCCGAGCATCTGTGTGGCAGCCCGGCGCTGTTGCTGATCTATGGCGAAGCTGATGAGTTTACCCCGGTGCGTGACGGCCAGCTGCTCTGGCAGGCACTGCGCGGCCGTACGCTGACTCGTTTCTGGCAGGTGCCCGAGGCTCGGCACACTCATGCCTATGCTGCTGAGCCGCAAGCCTATGCGCAGCAAGTCATAGGTTTTCTCGACGAACAACTAGGTGGCCAGCAGCAGGTTGCCTGA
- the metE gene encoding 5-methyltetrahydropteroyltriglutamate--homocysteine S-methyltransferase has protein sequence MALSHSLGFPRIGRDRELKKALEAHWKGELDEAGLQAVGRQLRATHWQLQKEAGIDLLPVGDFAWYDQVLTHSLTFGVIPERFRPHSGKPTLGTLFGMARGVSQNTCCGGVHAQPASAQELTKWFDTNYHYLVPEFSVDQQFQLSCEQLFDEVAEARSLGHNVKPVIIGPLTYLWLGKAKGSEFDRLDLLERLLPVYGEILQRLATQGVEWVQIDEPILALDLPQVWKNAFERAYNILQREPGKKLIATYFGGLEDNLGLAASLPVDGLHIDLVRAPEQFPSILDRLPAYKVLSLGVVNGRNIWRNDLDSTLAILRQAHERLGERLWVAPSCSLLHSPVDLVREDKLDDELKSWLAFAVQKCEEVALLTTALNDPQNPAVHTALAKSRAVQASRAQSPRIHKPAVQARLAAISGADSQRQSPFVQRIEQQRARLQLPAFPTTTIGSFPQTASIRLARQSFKAGKLSAAEYTEAMHSEIRHAVQVQENLGLDVLVHGEAERNDMVEYFAEQLDGYAFTRFGWVQSYGSRCVKPAVIYGDLSRPHAMTVAWIGYAQALTQKVMKGMLTGPVTMLMWSFTRDDISREQQAQQLALAIRDEVLDLETAGIKIIQIDEAAFREGLPLRQAQWQGYLDWATQAFRLCASGVRDETQIHTHMCYSEFNDVIEAIAAMDADVITIETSRSDMELLQAFEAFDYPNDIGPGVYDIHSPRVPDTAEMTKLLRKAAQRIPVERLWVNPDCGLKTRGWAETEAALVNMVAAARQLRTELA, from the coding sequence ATGGCCTTGTCCCATTCCCTTGGTTTTCCGCGTATTGGTCGCGACCGTGAGCTGAAAAAAGCCCTGGAGGCGCACTGGAAGGGTGAGCTGGACGAGGCAGGTTTGCAGGCTGTGGGCCGTCAGTTGCGTGCGACGCATTGGCAGCTGCAGAAGGAGGCGGGCATCGACCTGCTGCCCGTGGGCGACTTCGCTTGGTATGACCAGGTGCTGACCCACTCGCTGACCTTCGGCGTGATCCCGGAGCGCTTCCGCCCGCACAGCGGCAAACCGACTTTGGGCACCTTGTTCGGCATGGCCCGTGGCGTCAGTCAGAACACTTGCTGTGGCGGCGTCCATGCGCAACCCGCTTCTGCACAAGAGCTAACCAAGTGGTTCGACACTAACTATCACTATCTGGTCCCCGAGTTCAGCGTTGACCAGCAGTTTCAGCTGAGCTGTGAGCAGTTGTTTGACGAGGTAGCCGAGGCCCGTAGCTTGGGTCATAACGTCAAGCCGGTGATCATTGGGCCGCTGACTTATCTGTGGCTGGGTAAAGCCAAAGGCAGCGAGTTTGACCGTTTGGATTTACTTGAGCGGCTGCTGCCGGTTTACGGTGAGATCCTGCAACGCTTGGCGACTCAAGGTGTGGAGTGGGTGCAGATCGATGAGCCGATTCTGGCCCTGGATCTGCCGCAAGTCTGGAAAAACGCCTTCGAGCGCGCCTACAACATTCTCCAGCGTGAGCCGGGCAAGAAGTTGATCGCCACCTACTTCGGCGGCCTGGAAGACAATCTCGGTCTGGCTGCCAGTCTGCCGGTGGATGGCCTGCATATCGATCTGGTGCGTGCGCCTGAGCAGTTCCCGAGCATTCTCGACCGCCTGCCGGCGTACAAGGTGTTGTCGTTGGGCGTGGTCAATGGCCGCAACATCTGGCGCAATGATTTGGACAGTACGCTGGCCATCTTGCGGCAGGCTCATGAACGCCTGGGCGAACGCCTGTGGGTGGCGCCGAGCTGTTCATTGCTGCACAGTCCGGTCGACCTGGTTCGTGAAGACAAGCTGGATGATGAGCTGAAAAGCTGGCTGGCCTTCGCCGTACAGAAATGCGAAGAAGTTGCGCTGCTGACCACCGCCCTGAATGACCCGCAGAACCCCGCAGTACACACCGCTCTGGCCAAGAGCCGGGCGGTGCAGGCCAGTCGCGCGCAATCGCCGCGCATTCACAAACCCGCCGTGCAGGCCCGCTTGGCTGCCATCAGCGGCGCCGACAGTCAGCGTCAGTCGCCGTTTGTGCAGCGTATCGAGCAGCAGCGTGCGCGTTTGCAGCTGCCAGCGTTTCCCACGACCACCATTGGCTCGTTCCCGCAGACCGCGTCGATCCGCTTGGCGCGTCAGTCATTCAAGGCCGGCAAGCTGTCTGCCGCTGAATACACCGAGGCCATGCACAGCGAGATTCGCCACGCGGTGCAAGTGCAGGAAAACCTCGGCCTGGATGTGCTGGTGCATGGTGAAGCCGAGCGCAATGACATGGTCGAATACTTTGCCGAGCAGCTCGATGGCTACGCTTTTACCCGTTTTGGCTGGGTGCAGAGTTACGGTTCACGCTGCGTTAAACCGGCGGTGATCTATGGCGATCTGAGCCGTCCGCACGCCATGACCGTGGCCTGGATTGGTTACGCCCAGGCGCTCACCCAGAAGGTGATGAAGGGCATGCTGACCGGCCCGGTGACCATGCTGATGTGGTCGTTCACGCGGGACGACATTTCCCGCGAGCAGCAGGCGCAGCAGCTGGCGCTGGCGATTCGTGACGAAGTGCTGGATCTGGAAACGGCTGGCATCAAGATCATCCAGATCGATGAGGCGGCGTTCCGTGAAGGCCTGCCGCTGCGTCAGGCGCAGTGGCAGGGCTACTTGGACTGGGCCACGCAGGCGTTCCGCTTGTGCGCGTCGGGTGTGCGTGACGAAACGCAGATCCACACCCACATGTGCTACAGCGAATTCAATGATGTGATCGAGGCCATCGCGGCCATGGATGCCGACGTGATCACCATCGAAACCTCGCGCTCGGATATGGAGCTGTTGCAGGCGTTCGAGGCATTTGACTACCCCAATGACATCGGTCCGGGCGTCTACGATATTCACTCGCCACGCGTGCCGGATACGGCCGAGATGACCAAGCTGCTGCGCAAGGCCGCCCAGCGTATCCCCGTTGAACGCTTGTGGGTTAACCCGGACTGCGGCCTGAAAACCCGTGGCTGGGCGGAGACTGAAGCGGCATTGGTGAACATGGTCGCGGCGGCCCGTCAGCTGCGTACTGAGTTGGCCTAA
- a CDS encoding DUF1993 domain-containing protein, with amino-acid sequence MSMYQTSIPVFTRQLTNLSTILGIAAAHAEEKKIEQSVFLNARLAPDMFPLSRQVQIACDGAKAGAALLAEVEAPSHADDETSFAELQARIAKTLTFLQSLSAAQIDGSEARTITLKRRDKETHFQGQAFLLDHVLPNLYFHLTTAYAILRHNGVAIGKRDFLGTR; translated from the coding sequence ATGTCCATGTACCAAACATCCATCCCGGTCTTCACCCGTCAGCTGACCAACCTGTCGACCATCCTCGGCATCGCCGCCGCCCACGCCGAAGAGAAGAAAATCGAGCAGAGCGTTTTCCTCAATGCGCGCCTGGCGCCGGATATGTTCCCGCTGAGCCGTCAGGTGCAGATCGCCTGCGACGGCGCTAAAGCCGGCGCGGCGCTGCTGGCTGAAGTTGAAGCACCGAGCCATGCCGACGACGAAACCAGCTTCGCCGAGCTGCAAGCGCGTATCGCCAAGACCCTGACCTTCCTGCAGAGCCTGAGCGCCGCGCAGATCGACGGCAGCGAAGCACGCACTATCACCCTCAAGCGCCGCGACAAAGAAACTCACTTCCAGGGTCAGGCCTTCCTGCTCGATCACGTGCTGCCGAACCTGTATTTCCACCTCACCACCGCCTACGCCATCCTGCGTCACAACGGCGTGGCCATTGGTAAACGCGACTTCCTCGGCACCCGCTAA
- a CDS encoding acyl-CoA thioesterase produces MDFNDVMVAVRDSASQSLDIPEKWGQGRATFGGLIAAAMLQKMMSEIGSQRPLRSLSLSFVAPVAPGALEVQIKLLREGKAASQVQATAIQQEQVCAVMLASFGSDRDSVIQVEAAAAPAFTGPDEVQAFPFIPGLTPDFTQYFDYRYTLGKMPFMGAQQHDMGGWIRLREASPAAVCLSTLLALVDAWPPAVFSLLKKPASGSSLTWNLSVVQVPQDCSGNDWWQYRAAIQSSANGYSHIDATLWDKHGRACVISRQTVSVFA; encoded by the coding sequence ATGGATTTCAATGATGTGATGGTGGCGGTACGCGATAGCGCATCGCAAAGTCTGGATATTCCAGAAAAGTGGGGGCAGGGACGGGCCACGTTCGGCGGTTTAATCGCCGCGGCGATGTTACAAAAAATGATGTCTGAGATCGGCTCTCAGCGGCCGTTGCGTTCTCTGTCGCTGTCTTTCGTCGCGCCGGTGGCACCGGGCGCGCTGGAGGTGCAGATCAAACTGCTACGCGAAGGCAAGGCGGCGAGCCAGGTGCAGGCTACGGCCATTCAGCAGGAGCAGGTGTGCGCCGTGATGCTGGCCAGCTTTGGCAGTGACCGTGATTCGGTGATTCAGGTGGAAGCTGCTGCGGCACCCGCTTTTACAGGGCCGGATGAGGTGCAGGCTTTTCCCTTTATCCCCGGCCTGACGCCGGATTTCACTCAGTACTTCGATTACCGCTATACCTTGGGCAAGATGCCCTTTATGGGCGCGCAGCAGCACGATATGGGTGGTTGGATCCGCTTACGCGAGGCCTCGCCGGCAGCGGTTTGCCTAAGCACGCTGCTGGCCCTGGTGGACGCCTGGCCGCCGGCGGTGTTCAGCTTGCTGAAAAAGCCCGCCAGTGGCAGCTCGCTGACCTGGAACCTGAGTGTGGTGCAGGTGCCACAGGACTGCAGCGGTAATGACTGGTGGCAATACCGGGCGGCGATTCAAAGTTCGGCCAACGGCTACAGCCATATCGACGCGACCCTCTGGGACAAGCACGGCCGAGCCTGCGTGATTAGTCGGCAGACGGTTAGCGTGTTTGCCTAA
- the fadD2 gene encoding long-chain-fatty-acid--CoA ligase FadD2 produces MQPDFWSDKRPAGVPNDIDLGAYKSVIEVFERSCKKFADRPAFSNLGVTLTYAELDRLSAAFAAYLQKHTDLQPGDRIAVQMPNVLQYPIAVFGAMRAGLIVVNTNPLYTAREMRHQFKDAGVRALVYLNMFGKLVQDVLGDTEIDYLIEAKMGDLLPSLKGWLVNTVVKKVKKMVPDYHLPQAVAFKDALKQGQGHALKPVKVSQGDVAVLQYTGGTTGVAKGAMLTHGNLVANMLQVDACLSQLGDDGTPLMKQGQEIMIAPLPLYHIYAFTANCMCMMVNGNHNVLITNPRDIPGFVKELGKWQFSALLGLNTLFVALMDHPEFKNLDFSHFKLTNSGGTALVKATAERWQAMTGCPVTEGYGLTETSPVASTNAYGNKVRLGTVGVPVPGTAFKVIDDDGVEQALGERGELCIKGPQVMKGYWNREEATAEVLDADGWFKSGDVAVIDPDGFVRIVDRKKDMIIVSGFNVYPNEIEDVVMAHPKVASCAVIGVPDEKSGEAVKLFVVARDSSLNADELKAYCKENFTGYKVPKQIVFRDSLPMTPVGKILRRELRDIAS; encoded by the coding sequence ATGCAGCCTGATTTCTGGAGCGACAAGCGCCCGGCCGGCGTACCCAATGACATCGACCTGGGGGCTTATAAGTCGGTGATCGAGGTGTTCGAGCGTTCGTGCAAGAAGTTCGCGGACCGGCCAGCGTTCAGCAATTTGGGCGTGACCCTGACGTATGCCGAGCTGGATCGGCTCTCGGCGGCCTTTGCCGCCTATCTGCAAAAACACACTGACCTGCAGCCGGGTGACCGCATCGCCGTGCAGATGCCCAACGTGTTGCAATATCCGATTGCAGTGTTCGGTGCGATGCGCGCCGGGCTGATTGTGGTCAACACCAACCCGTTGTACACCGCTCGCGAGATGCGCCATCAATTCAAAGACGCAGGTGTGCGCGCGCTGGTCTACCTGAATATGTTCGGCAAGCTGGTGCAGGACGTACTGGGGGACACTGAAATTGATTACCTGATCGAAGCCAAGATGGGCGACTTGCTGCCAAGCCTGAAAGGCTGGCTGGTCAACACCGTGGTGAAAAAGGTCAAGAAGATGGTGCCCGATTACCACCTGCCGCAGGCGGTGGCATTCAAAGATGCCCTCAAGCAAGGCCAGGGCCATGCACTGAAGCCGGTCAAGGTCAGTCAGGGCGATGTCGCTGTGCTGCAGTACACCGGCGGTACCACCGGCGTGGCCAAGGGCGCGATGCTGACCCACGGCAACCTGGTGGCCAACATGCTGCAGGTCGATGCCTGCCTGTCACAGCTGGGCGATGACGGCACTCCGCTGATGAAGCAGGGCCAGGAAATCATGATCGCGCCGCTGCCGCTCTACCATATCTATGCCTTCACCGCGAACTGCATGTGCATGATGGTCAACGGCAACCACAACGTGCTGATCACCAATCCGCGGGATATCCCAGGCTTCGTCAAGGAGCTGGGTAAGTGGCAGTTTTCTGCGCTGCTGGGTCTCAACACCCTGTTCGTGGCACTGATGGACCATCCCGAATTCAAGAACCTGGACTTCTCCCACTTCAAGCTGACCAACTCCGGGGGCACTGCATTGGTTAAAGCCACTGCCGAGCGTTGGCAGGCCATGACCGGTTGCCCGGTGACTGAAGGCTATGGCCTGACGGAAACCTCTCCGGTAGCCAGTACCAATGCCTACGGTAACAAGGTGCGCTTGGGCACTGTTGGCGTTCCCGTGCCGGGCACCGCGTTTAAAGTCATCGATGATGATGGCGTTGAGCAGGCGTTGGGCGAGCGCGGCGAGCTGTGCATCAAGGGCCCGCAAGTGATGAAGGGTTACTGGAACCGCGAAGAAGCCACTGCTGAGGTGCTGGATGCCGACGGTTGGTTTAAGAGCGGTGACGTGGCGGTGATCGATCCGGACGGTTTCGTGCGCATCGTCGACCGTAAAAAGGACATGATCATCGTCTCGGGCTTCAACGTATACCCCAATGAAATTGAAGATGTAGTCATGGCTCACCCGAAGGTCGCCAGTTGCGCCGTCATCGGGGTGCCGGACGAGAAGTCTGGGGAGGCCGTCAAACTCTTCGTGGTGGCTCGTGATAGCAGCCTCAATGCGGATGAGCTCAAGGCTTACTGCAAGGAAAACTTTACCGGCTACAAAGTCCCCAAGCAGATCGTTTTCCGCGACTCGCTACCGATGACGCCAGTGGGCAAGATCCTCCGTCGCGAGCTGCGCGATATTGCCTCATAA